In Persicimonas caeni, a single window of DNA contains:
- a CDS encoding DUF423 domain-containing protein, protein MKLFVAMGSLLGLLGVAAGAFGAHALEARLDADMLAVWETAAKYQMYHALALFGAAWLVGQTQTTWATVAGWAFLGGVVVFSGTLYVLALSGIKWLGAITPIGGTAMIVGWFCCFMAALKLN, encoded by the coding sequence ATGAAATTGTTCGTCGCCATGGGAAGTCTGTTGGGGCTGCTCGGCGTCGCCGCCGGCGCGTTCGGCGCCCACGCGCTCGAAGCACGCCTCGACGCCGATATGCTCGCCGTCTGGGAAACCGCCGCCAAATACCAGATGTACCACGCGCTGGCGCTCTTTGGCGCCGCCTGGCTCGTCGGCCAGACTCAAACCACCTGGGCGACCGTCGCCGGCTGGGCCTTTTTGGGCGGCGTCGTCGTCTTCTCCGGCACGCTGTACGTCCTCGCCCTGTCGGGCATCAAATGGTTGGGTGCCATCACGCCCATCGGCGGCACCGCGATGATCGTGGGCTGGTTTTGCTGCTTTATGGCGGCGCTCAAGCTGAACTGA
- the hutH gene encoding histidine ammonia-lyase: MHIGHTPLNLETIERVVFDHVTVEIAPSAHPKIEQAAQFVREMAQSGEAVYGVTTGFGANRDRVIRPEDAETLQERLLVSHACGVGQPLPTEVVRAMMLLRINALSQGNSGIRLSTLQLLADMLNAGVHPVIPELGSVGASGDLCPLAHMCLPLIGLGEAEFEGEKLSGEEAMMRAGLQPVRLTYKEGLALLNGTQAMTAAGVVAAIRFRQLLDCADTVGAMSLEAVAGRLAALDPRIHEIRGRKGQIDSARALRALLADSELAGAAPGTVEGKVEYVQDSYCLRCMPQVHGASRDVLDHVIDVLTTEANAVTDNPLVFPPEDGREGAILSGGNFHGQPVALALDYLKTAIAEIGSVSERRCAKLTDKYFSEGLPPFLVSNPGLNSGMMIPQYVAAALVSENKSQAFPASVDSIPTSANMEDHVSMGMHAALHTLRALTNVETIVGIEYLIAAQALDLRNGHRLGEGTRRAQTLLREHVEFMKHDRVLYPDIEKAATLVRDGSLAETVSDFFE, from the coding sequence ATGCATATCGGTCATACCCCACTGAATCTCGAAACCATCGAACGCGTCGTCTTCGACCACGTGACGGTCGAGATCGCTCCCTCCGCCCATCCCAAGATCGAACAAGCCGCCCAATTCGTGCGTGAAATGGCCCAGAGCGGCGAAGCCGTCTATGGGGTGACCACCGGCTTTGGCGCCAACCGCGACCGTGTGATCCGCCCGGAGGACGCCGAAACGCTGCAGGAACGCCTTTTGGTGAGCCATGCGTGCGGCGTCGGTCAGCCCCTTCCCACGGAGGTGGTGCGTGCGATGATGCTGCTACGCATCAACGCGCTGTCGCAGGGCAACTCCGGCATTCGCCTGTCTACGCTGCAACTGCTCGCCGACATGCTCAACGCCGGTGTCCATCCGGTCATCCCGGAGCTTGGCAGCGTCGGCGCCAGTGGCGATCTCTGCCCCCTGGCCCATATGTGCCTGCCGCTCATCGGCCTGGGCGAAGCGGAGTTTGAAGGCGAAAAACTCAGCGGCGAGGAGGCGATGATGCGCGCCGGTTTGCAGCCGGTCCGCCTGACCTACAAGGAGGGCCTGGCGCTCCTCAATGGCACCCAGGCGATGACCGCCGCCGGCGTGGTCGCCGCCATCCGCTTTCGCCAATTGCTCGACTGCGCCGATACGGTCGGCGCGATGAGCCTCGAAGCAGTCGCCGGCCGCCTCGCCGCGCTCGACCCGCGCATCCACGAGATTCGCGGCCGCAAGGGACAAATCGACAGCGCACGTGCACTGCGCGCCTTATTGGCAGACAGCGAACTGGCTGGCGCCGCTCCCGGCACCGTCGAGGGCAAGGTCGAGTACGTCCAAGACTCCTACTGCCTGCGATGCATGCCGCAGGTTCACGGCGCGAGCCGCGATGTGCTCGACCACGTCATCGACGTATTGACCACCGAGGCCAACGCCGTGACCGACAACCCATTGGTCTTCCCGCCCGAAGATGGCCGCGAAGGCGCGATTTTGTCGGGCGGCAACTTCCACGGCCAACCGGTGGCTCTCGCGCTCGACTACCTGAAGACTGCCATCGCCGAGATCGGAAGCGTCTCGGAGCGACGCTGCGCGAAGCTCACCGACAAGTACTTCTCGGAGGGCCTGCCGCCCTTCTTGGTGTCGAATCCGGGCCTGAACTCCGGGATGATGATCCCGCAATACGTCGCCGCCGCGCTCGTCTCGGAGAACAAATCGCAGGCATTCCCCGCTAGCGTCGACTCCATTCCCACCAGCGCCAACATGGAAGATCACGTCTCGATGGGCATGCACGCCGCGCTGCACACACTGCGCGCGCTGACCAACGTCGAGACGATCGTCGGCATCGAATACCTCATCGCCGCCCAGGCGCTCGACCTGCGAAACGGCCATCGCCTCGGCGAAGGCACCCGCCGCGCCCAAACACTGTTGCGCGAACACGTCGAGTTCATGAAGCACGACCGCGTGCTCTACCCCGACATCGAAAAAGCCGCCACGCTGGTGCGTGACGGCTCACTCGCTGAGACGGTGTCGGATTTCTTTGAATGA
- a CDS encoding response regulator, with protein MKPLVLIIDDSELILQMLDMVCQQAGYRTITCNSFSQVDEVVLDEAPAVVVSDLNLPGLGERDPVAALHAITQLESVPVIIVSGIEAAELEETAERIGAAGAISKDGGMPVVQAELPKLLAELSGS; from the coding sequence ATGAAACCACTGGTTCTGATCATCGACGACAGCGAACTGATTTTGCAGATGCTCGACATGGTCTGCCAACAGGCGGGCTATCGGACGATCACGTGCAACAGCTTCAGCCAGGTCGACGAGGTGGTCCTCGACGAGGCGCCCGCGGTGGTGGTCAGCGACTTGAACTTGCCCGGTCTCGGCGAGCGCGACCCGGTCGCCGCCCTGCACGCGATCACCCAACTCGAGTCGGTGCCCGTCATCATCGTCTCGGGCATCGAGGCTGCAGAACTCGAGGAGACCGCCGAGCGCATCGGTGCGGCCGGCGCCATCTCCAAAGACGGCGGCATGCCCGTCGTCCAGGCTGAACTTCCCAAGCTGTTGGCGGAGCTTTCGGGTAGCTGA
- a CDS encoding dipeptidase — protein MSQQAVEYIEENKERFLDELKEYLRIPSISTDPTQKDEVARCARWVADHLEEIGIDTVEIEETAGHPIVYAEHCKAPGKPTILIYGHYDVQPPDPLDLWDTPPFEPDVRDGKIFARGATDDKGQLFAHVKGLEAHLQTSGELPVNVKLLIEGEEEVGSPNLTPWVLENKERLACDAVVISDSSMFAPGVPTITYGLRGLTYFEVTVTGPSHDLHSGLFGGTVPNPINELAKIIAQLHDADGRIAVPGFYDDVIALEDDEREQFASLPFDEEGYLAETGAPGLQGEEGYTTLERKWARPTLDCNGIWGGFIGEGAKTVLPSTASAKISCRLVPGQDPAKVLELCQNYIEEIAPDTVKVEFKPHHGGDPVLIDRDNETVRAACRALQKSWDAETVFTRGGGSIPVVATFSNELESPTILMGLGLDDDRLHSPNEKFNLECFYKGIETSAYLWNEL, from the coding sequence ATGAGCCAGCAAGCTGTTGAATATATCGAGGAAAACAAAGAGCGTTTCCTCGACGAACTCAAAGAATATTTGCGCATTCCGAGCATCTCGACCGACCCCACCCAGAAGGACGAAGTGGCGCGCTGCGCACGCTGGGTGGCCGACCACCTCGAAGAGATCGGCATCGACACCGTCGAGATCGAGGAGACCGCCGGCCATCCGATTGTCTATGCGGAGCACTGCAAGGCGCCGGGCAAGCCGACGATTCTTATCTACGGGCACTACGACGTGCAGCCGCCCGATCCGCTCGACCTGTGGGATACGCCGCCCTTCGAGCCCGACGTGCGCGATGGCAAAATCTTTGCGCGCGGTGCCACCGATGACAAAGGGCAACTCTTTGCCCATGTCAAAGGCCTCGAGGCGCACCTTCAGACGAGCGGCGAATTGCCCGTCAACGTCAAGCTGCTCATCGAGGGGGAAGAGGAGGTCGGCAGCCCGAACCTCACTCCCTGGGTCCTCGAGAACAAGGAGCGCTTGGCGTGCGACGCCGTCGTCATCTCCGACTCGTCGATGTTCGCTCCGGGCGTGCCCACGATCACCTACGGGCTGCGCGGCCTGACCTACTTCGAGGTCACCGTGACCGGACCGAGCCACGACCTGCACTCGGGACTCTTTGGCGGCACCGTTCCCAACCCGATCAACGAGCTCGCCAAGATCATCGCGCAGCTGCACGACGCCGACGGCCGCATCGCCGTGCCCGGCTTTTACGACGACGTCATCGCCCTCGAAGACGACGAGCGCGAGCAATTCGCTTCGCTGCCGTTCGACGAGGAGGGCTACCTCGCCGAGACCGGTGCGCCGGGGCTCCAGGGCGAGGAGGGCTACACCACCCTCGAGCGCAAGTGGGCGCGGCCAACCCTCGACTGCAACGGCATCTGGGGCGGCTTTATCGGCGAGGGCGCCAAGACGGTGCTTCCGTCGACGGCGTCGGCCAAAATTTCGTGTCGCCTGGTGCCGGGCCAAGATCCCGCCAAGGTGCTCGAGTTGTGCCAGAACTACATCGAGGAGATCGCCCCCGACACGGTCAAGGTCGAGTTCAAGCCCCACCACGGTGGGGATCCGGTGCTCATCGACCGCGACAACGAGACCGTACGCGCCGCCTGCCGCGCGCTGCAGAAGTCGTGGGACGCCGAGACCGTCTTCACCCGCGGTGGCGGCTCGATTCCGGTCGTAGCGACGTTCTCCAATGAACTCGAGTCGCCGACGATCTTGATGGGTCTCGGCCTCGACGACGATCGGCTTCACAGCCCCAACGAAAAGTTCAACCTCGAATGCTTCTACAAGGGCATCGAGACGAGCGCATACCTGTGGAACGAATTGTAA
- a CDS encoding EscU/YscU/HrcU family type III secretion system export apparatus switch protein, whose translation MSEKSEKPTAKRRRKAREEGNVAKSAEFTGAMVMLFAGAALAFWMTEIVRRSAGLVVESIGLISSRDPTSADIGPFMMAALVELSWMIAPVLAVGFVAAGFFNYVQIGALFTMDPLIPKGERLNPAAGLKRLVEPKKLVDLAKNVGKLSVSGVLGYFVIGDKLGVLVQLPRMGLWQSMEVLGTVAFDLCAYLGGALVVFGVIDLLWQRHKHEKSLMMSKDEVKREHKESQGDPQIKSKRKQFHRELLKDTGIKNVKKADAVVVNPTHVAVALRYEEESMGAPQVVSAGRGELARQIKKIARRHGIPTIRNVELARALVDLDVDHEIPAEFYEPVAEVLSYVYKLRRE comes from the coding sequence ATGAGTGAGAAGAGCGAAAAACCAACTGCCAAACGCCGGCGCAAGGCCCGCGAAGAGGGCAATGTCGCCAAGTCGGCAGAGTTTACCGGTGCGATGGTGATGCTCTTTGCCGGGGCGGCGCTGGCGTTTTGGATGACCGAGATCGTGCGGCGTTCGGCGGGGCTGGTGGTCGAGAGCATTGGACTCATTTCCAGCCGGGATCCGACGTCGGCCGACATCGGGCCGTTCATGATGGCGGCGCTGGTGGAGCTGTCGTGGATGATCGCGCCCGTGCTGGCGGTGGGGTTCGTGGCCGCGGGGTTCTTCAATTACGTGCAGATTGGCGCGCTCTTTACGATGGACCCGTTGATCCCGAAGGGCGAGCGGCTCAACCCGGCGGCGGGACTCAAGCGCCTCGTCGAGCCAAAGAAGCTCGTCGATTTGGCCAAGAATGTCGGCAAATTGAGCGTATCGGGGGTGCTCGGCTACTTCGTCATCGGCGACAAACTCGGCGTGCTCGTGCAACTCCCACGTATGGGGCTGTGGCAGTCGATGGAGGTGCTGGGCACGGTGGCCTTCGACCTGTGTGCATATTTGGGCGGCGCGCTCGTGGTCTTCGGCGTGATCGACCTTTTGTGGCAGCGCCACAAGCACGAGAAGAGCCTGATGATGTCCAAAGACGAGGTCAAGCGCGAGCACAAGGAGAGTCAGGGTGACCCGCAGATCAAGAGCAAGCGCAAGCAGTTTCACCGCGAGTTGCTCAAAGACACGGGCATCAAAAACGTCAAGAAGGCGGACGCGGTGGTCGTCAACCCGACCCATGTAGCCGTCGCGCTACGCTACGAAGAGGAGTCGATGGGCGCGCCGCAGGTGGTCTCCGCGGGGCGTGGCGAGTTGGCGCGCCAGATCAAAAAGATCGCGCGGCGCCACGGCATTCCGACCATTCGAAACGTCGAGCTGGCCCGTGCGCTGGTCGATCTCGACGTCGACCACGAGATCCCGGCCGAATTCTACGAGCCGGTCGCTGAAGTTCTCAGTTACGTCTACAAGTTGCGAAGGGAGTGA
- the fliQ gene encoding flagellar biosynthesis protein FliQ, translating to MEDYILQIAREGLLLILVASAPPVLASLVTGLLISIFQATTQIQEQTLTFVPKLIAVFASLVIAGPWIGAQLLRFTRMLFEGFPGLF from the coding sequence ATGGAAGACTACATCTTGCAGATCGCTCGTGAGGGCCTCTTGCTCATCTTGGTCGCCTCGGCGCCACCGGTGCTGGCGAGCCTGGTGACGGGCCTGCTGATCAGCATTTTTCAGGCGACGACGCAGATCCAAGAGCAGACGCTGACCTTCGTGCCCAAGCTCATCGCCGTGTTCGCGAGCTTGGTCATCGCCGGGCCGTGGATCGGCGCTCAGCTATTGCGCTTTACGCGCATGCTCTTCGAGGGTTTTCCAGGGCTCTTCTAG
- a CDS encoding flagellar biosynthetic protein FliR: MWEFLTDEGVQQGINQMIVLAALVTARLVPVVYLVPYLGGQTVPQPVKMGIAMALTVMVYPAVWETGAAGALPAGSLELGALVVKELVVGLMLGFVAALAFEALRVAGQVIDGARGQTMATAFVPQLKTQTSVSAEFLYQLGVVMFLVTGGHRLFLTALVKSYVIVPPQSFPELGVKLEAITFSIVRLTADAIALGVLLAFPVVAAILLANLMLALINKAAPQINVFFLGMPLKAVLGVGVLLVGLQVVVDRFLEEAALGVTHVMGLMELM; encoded by the coding sequence ATGTGGGAGTTTCTCACAGACGAGGGTGTCCAGCAGGGCATCAACCAGATGATCGTGCTGGCGGCGCTGGTGACCGCTCGGCTGGTGCCGGTGGTCTATCTGGTGCCCTATCTGGGCGGACAAACTGTGCCTCAGCCGGTCAAGATGGGCATCGCGATGGCGCTGACGGTGATGGTGTACCCCGCGGTGTGGGAGACGGGAGCGGCCGGCGCGCTGCCGGCTGGCTCGCTCGAGCTTGGCGCGCTGGTCGTCAAGGAGCTCGTCGTCGGCCTGATGCTCGGCTTCGTCGCCGCGCTCGCCTTCGAGGCGTTGCGTGTGGCTGGCCAGGTCATCGACGGCGCCCGCGGCCAGACCATGGCGACGGCCTTCGTCCCGCAGCTCAAGACGCAGACGAGCGTGTCGGCGGAGTTTCTGTACCAGCTGGGCGTCGTGATGTTTCTGGTCACCGGCGGCCACCGGCTCTTTTTGACCGCGTTGGTCAAGAGCTATGTCATCGTACCACCGCAGAGTTTCCCCGAATTGGGGGTCAAGCTCGAGGCGATCACCTTCAGCATCGTGCGGCTCACCGCCGACGCCATCGCCCTGGGCGTGTTGCTCGCGTTCCCGGTCGTCGCCGCCATCCTGCTCGCCAACCTGATGCTCGCCCTCATCAATAAGGCCGCCCCGCAGATCAACGTCTTCTTCCTGGGCATGCCGCTCAAAGCGGTGTTGGGGGTGGGCGTGTTGCTCGTGGGGTTGCAGGTCGTGGTCGATCGCTTCCTGGAAGAGGCCGCGTTGGGCGTCACACACGTGATGGGCCTGATGGAGCTAATGTGA
- the alr gene encoding alanine racemase — translation MSQSPQLTLEQIARLTGGELLCGDADLVISEIGTDSRAPFAQNSLFVALDGEHFDGHRFITEASEKGAAAALVSHGDPLAYPDVALIRVDDTLEALQRLAASWRGLFDVPVVGITGSNGKTIVKDMLASILAQEQTVFRSPGSYNSQIGVPLSLLGIRPEHDIAVIEAGISRIGEMERLEPMIRPTLGIITNIGLAHAAGLNDLATTAREKLELFANLDDRPLIYPAESKPLGRYKLPGTPVSFAIAPGKDAPGDEKTDADYLVERVAQTSQGFAFSVQFPDGAHHPFALNVPGRHNLANAAAAIAAADTLGVSVEAIREGLAAFELSPLRLEMHTTQEGVTFINDAYSSDPVSARAALSVLEHYAGQQRAIAILGDMLDLGARSTAAHRQLGQVVAHTGIDRLICYGERAQTIGKAAQTAGMTADHIDCVDSIDTLHDLLERELRSGDVVLFKASRTMGLERAAERLLESVAPARLYIDLNAIRDNYHAIRRHVGDGTGLIAVVKSFGYGNDSTRVSQTLAREGVDALAVAYADEGIPLRKRGLTLPILVTNALASEADKLVKYDLTPLVYSRGVVDALRTQARRFSKRVHVHLEVDTGMNRVGLKPDETLSFARELAAIDEIVIEGLMTHFAAADDPDEDAFTRQQIDTFKTVLDQLHAEGIHPNVVHAANTAGAWRFPDAHFDRVRVGLGLYGLSPTPAVSRETDGTHAALAFTTRIIHLKDVAAGETVGYNRTWTAEQPRTIATIAAGYNDGFPRFMSNGGEVLIGGRRCPVVGNVCMDVSMVDVTDVPNAKVGDEVVIFGHQGSEAITVDEIAGRGGTISYELLCNISPRVRRIFVRQ, via the coding sequence ATGTCACAATCGCCACAGCTCACCCTCGAGCAGATCGCCCGGCTCACCGGCGGCGAACTTCTGTGCGGCGATGCAGACCTCGTCATCAGTGAAATCGGCACCGACTCACGAGCTCCCTTTGCGCAAAATAGCCTCTTTGTCGCTCTCGACGGCGAGCACTTCGACGGCCATCGCTTTATCACCGAGGCGAGTGAGAAGGGCGCCGCTGCCGCGTTAGTGAGCCACGGTGACCCATTGGCTTACCCAGATGTGGCGCTCATCCGAGTCGACGATACGCTCGAGGCCCTCCAGCGACTCGCGGCCAGTTGGCGCGGACTCTTCGACGTCCCGGTGGTCGGCATTACCGGCTCGAACGGCAAGACGATCGTCAAAGACATGCTCGCCAGCATCTTGGCGCAAGAGCAAACCGTCTTTCGCAGCCCCGGCAGCTACAACTCGCAGATCGGTGTGCCGCTCTCACTGCTCGGCATCCGCCCCGAGCACGATATTGCCGTGATCGAAGCGGGCATCAGCCGTATCGGTGAAATGGAGCGTCTCGAGCCGATGATTCGCCCGACGCTGGGCATCATCACCAATATCGGGCTCGCCCACGCCGCCGGCCTCAACGACCTCGCCACCACCGCGCGCGAGAAGCTCGAACTTTTTGCCAATCTGGACGACCGCCCGCTGATCTATCCCGCCGAGAGCAAGCCCCTGGGGCGTTACAAGCTGCCCGGCACCCCTGTGTCATTTGCCATCGCACCTGGCAAAGATGCTCCTGGCGACGAAAAAACCGACGCTGATTATCTGGTCGAGCGAGTCGCGCAGACCTCCCAGGGGTTTGCATTCTCGGTGCAATTTCCCGACGGCGCACATCACCCGTTCGCCCTCAACGTGCCCGGTCGCCACAACCTAGCGAACGCGGCGGCGGCGATCGCAGCTGCCGATACTCTTGGTGTGTCTGTCGAGGCCATTCGCGAGGGCTTGGCTGCCTTCGAACTGAGTCCGTTGCGCCTCGAGATGCACACCACCCAGGAGGGTGTCACCTTCATCAACGACGCCTACAGCTCCGATCCGGTGAGCGCGCGGGCCGCGCTGAGTGTGCTCGAGCACTATGCCGGCCAACAGCGCGCAATCGCCATCTTGGGCGATATGCTCGATCTCGGCGCGCGCTCGACCGCCGCTCACCGTCAACTCGGCCAGGTGGTCGCACACACGGGCATCGACCGGTTGATCTGCTACGGCGAGCGCGCGCAGACCATCGGCAAAGCGGCGCAAACTGCCGGCATGACGGCCGATCACATCGACTGCGTCGACTCCATCGACACGCTGCACGACCTGCTCGAGCGCGAATTGCGCTCGGGCGACGTGGTGCTGTTCAAGGCGAGCCGCACCATGGGACTGGAGCGCGCCGCCGAACGCCTCCTCGAGAGCGTGGCGCCGGCCCGGCTCTACATCGACCTCAACGCCATCCGCGACAACTATCACGCCATTCGCCGCCATGTCGGCGACGGCACGGGGCTGATCGCCGTGGTCAAGAGTTTTGGCTACGGCAACGACTCGACGCGCGTCTCGCAGACGCTCGCCCGCGAGGGGGTCGACGCGCTCGCCGTCGCATACGCCGACGAGGGCATCCCACTTCGAAAACGCGGCCTGACGCTGCCAATACTGGTCACCAACGCCCTCGCGTCCGAGGCGGACAAGCTCGTCAAATACGACCTCACCCCGCTGGTCTACTCGCGAGGAGTCGTCGACGCGCTTCGCACCCAAGCGCGCCGCTTCTCTAAACGCGTGCACGTTCACCTCGAGGTCGACACCGGCATGAACCGCGTGGGGCTCAAGCCCGACGAGACCTTGAGCTTCGCCCGCGAGTTGGCCGCGATCGACGAGATCGTCATCGAAGGGCTGATGACCCACTTCGCCGCCGCCGACGACCCCGACGAGGACGCCTTCACCCGCCAACAGATCGACACCTTCAAAACGGTGCTCGACCAACTGCACGCCGAAGGCATCCATCCGAATGTGGTCCACGCCGCCAACACCGCCGGCGCCTGGCGCTTTCCCGACGCCCATTTCGACCGCGTGCGCGTGGGACTCGGTCTCTACGGCCTCTCGCCGACTCCTGCCGTTTCACGTGAAACAGACGGTACACACGCGGCGCTAGCCTTCACCACCCGCATCATCCACCTCAAAGACGTCGCCGCCGGCGAAACGGTCGGCTACAACCGCACCTGGACCGCCGAGCAGCCCCGCACGATCGCCACGATCGCCGCCGGCTACAACGACGGCTTCCCCCGCTTCATGTCCAACGGCGGCGAAGTCCTCATCGGCGGCCGGCGCTGCCCGGTCGTCGGCAACGTCTGCATGGACGTGTCGATGGTCGACGTGACCGACGTCCCCAACGCCAAGGTAGGCGACGAAGTAGTTATCTTCGGGCACCAAGGCAGCGAGGCGATCACCGTCGACGAAATCGCTGGGCGCGGGGGGACGATCAGCTACGAGCTCCTGTGCAATATCTCGCCGCGCGTCCGACGCATCTTCGTTCGGCAGTGA
- a CDS encoding response regulator: protein MSMNSDAEAVVEELVDELVDVRLRFAELALTDGQLSKGFRTIADGLGQVLGELEDEAETDQARLGVVLQGLRALADVLEAREAPDEVAAHGSEAPDDPAAQFHAMFRKEARKRLSGLSISMMGIFSERASKDALDQTASHLHAMKGAASMVGFTTIAQLVSAMEKVVLDMKRYEPDERTWPVRSLMRGFQLLEGAVNHPGLEIDEEQAGGVVRMLETCREAASANSPSSAESSAEAANLSDQPEDMAQMRTTQPLEAAPRKPARRRFEEYDGPVEKRILIVDDIEAIAASVGFVLSELDVPIDMAENGEEALDMLRERPYSLVVSDVDMPRMNGMALTRMIRSDEYMSDIPVILLTSLDRPDERDAGIEAGATDYIIKGSIGGGELLNRVKELLEIAPDVPAGDFPPEARQHRILIAEDVETIAASIAFVLSEGPFEIEIARNGAKALARLEEESYDLLLSDVQMPEMSGMELLAAVRSHERFSELPVILLTSLQDPEVQEEALDAGANRFLIKGEVPGATLRQIIEEVASTKS from the coding sequence ATGTCCATGAATTCGGATGCCGAAGCCGTTGTCGAAGAGCTTGTGGATGAGCTGGTCGACGTTCGCCTGAGATTTGCTGAGTTGGCGTTGACCGACGGGCAGTTGTCCAAAGGCTTTCGCACGATCGCTGACGGCCTCGGCCAGGTGCTCGGGGAGCTCGAAGATGAGGCCGAGACCGATCAGGCGCGCCTGGGGGTCGTGCTGCAGGGGTTGCGCGCCCTCGCCGACGTATTGGAGGCGCGCGAGGCGCCCGACGAGGTGGCCGCCCACGGGAGCGAGGCGCCCGACGATCCCGCCGCACAATTCCACGCGATGTTCCGCAAAGAGGCGCGCAAGCGCTTGTCGGGCTTGTCGATCTCGATGATGGGGATCTTTAGCGAGCGCGCCAGCAAAGACGCGCTCGACCAGACCGCCAGCCACCTGCACGCCATGAAAGGGGCCGCGTCGATGGTGGGCTTTACCACCATCGCCCAGCTTGTCAGCGCCATGGAAAAGGTCGTGCTCGACATGAAGCGTTACGAGCCCGACGAGCGGACATGGCCGGTACGCTCGTTGATGCGTGGCTTCCAATTGCTCGAAGGGGCCGTCAATCACCCTGGGCTCGAGATCGACGAAGAACAAGCCGGAGGCGTGGTACGCATGCTCGAGACGTGCCGTGAAGCGGCATCGGCAAACTCGCCATCGTCTGCCGAGTCCTCCGCCGAAGCCGCCAATCTGTCTGACCAACCAGAAGATATGGCGCAGATGCGCACGACGCAGCCGTTGGAAGCCGCGCCCCGAAAGCCGGCGCGTCGGCGATTCGAGGAGTATGACGGGCCGGTCGAAAAGCGCATTCTCATCGTCGACGACATCGAGGCGATCGCCGCCAGCGTGGGCTTCGTGTTGTCGGAGCTCGACGTCCCCATCGACATGGCCGAAAACGGCGAAGAGGCGCTCGACATGCTTCGCGAGCGTCCCTACTCGTTGGTCGTCAGTGACGTCGACATGCCCCGAATGAACGGCATGGCGCTCACGCGCATGATTCGCAGTGACGAATACATGAGCGACATCCCGGTGATCTTGCTCACCAGCCTCGACCGTCCCGACGAGCGCGACGCGGGCATCGAGGCCGGCGCCACCGACTACATTATCAAGGGGTCGATCGGAGGCGGCGAGCTCCTCAATCGCGTCAAGGAGTTGTTGGAGATCGCCCCCGACGTGCCCGCCGGCGACTTTCCTCCCGAGGCTCGCCAGCACCGGATCCTCATCGCCGAGGACGTCGAGACCATCGCGGCGTCCATCGCTTTTGTTCTTTCAGAAGGCCCCTTCGAGATCGAGATCGCGCGCAACGGCGCCAAGGCTTTGGCCCGGCTCGAGGAAGAATCGTACGATCTGTTGCTAAGCGACGTGCAGATGCCGGAGATGAGTGGTATGGAGCTACTCGCAGCGGTCCGGAGCCACGAGAGGTTCTCCGAGTTGCCGGTGATCTTGTTGACGAGTCTACAAGATCCCGAAGTTCAAGAAGAGGCGCTCGACGCCGGTGCCAATCGCTTCCTCATCAAGGGCGAAGTGCCCGGCGCGACGCTGCGTCAGATCATCGAAGAAGTCGCTTCGACTAAGAGCTGA
- a CDS encoding GxxExxY protein has translation MAYHEEVANDVLTETIIGKAIDIHKNTAPGLRESLYQELLCEALRDEGIACEMEHSIEIEYAGRTVTTGRADLWIADTVVVELKVVKQITDEHYNQLGRYVKAADATRGLVLNFGSATVGIRRYTNFELLEAGEGVEAVEGTEDREGIEA, from the coding sequence ATGGCATATCATGAGGAAGTAGCGAATGACGTTCTGACCGAGACGATCATCGGCAAAGCGATCGATATCCACAAGAACACCGCCCCCGGACTGCGCGAGTCGTTGTACCAGGAGTTGTTGTGCGAGGCGCTTCGCGATGAGGGGATCGCCTGTGAGATGGAGCACTCGATCGAGATCGAGTACGCCGGGCGCACGGTCACGACCGGCCGGGCCGATCTATGGATCGCCGACACCGTCGTGGTGGAACTCAAGGTCGTCAAGCAGATCACCGATGAGCACTACAATCAGTTAGGGCGGTACGTGAAGGCGGCTGACGCAACGCGTGGGCTGGTGCTCAACTTCGGGTCGGCGACGGTGGGGATCAGGCGATATACCAACTTCGAGCTCTTGGAGGCCGGGGAGGGCGTGGAGGCCGTGGAGGGCACCGAGGACAGGGAGGGCATTGAGGCGTAG
- a CDS encoding tetratricopeptide repeat protein, translating into MALDDVEAWSLSRLGFLFYSRGRLAQAAAIFHGLLQLRPRGAYQWYALGLVRRDQGDFRGAVESLNQALSCDANLWPARVALAELLRGQGYAQDAAAVLAPLVRSGDSSTPAVRRGRALWRCWQRS; encoded by the coding sequence ATGGCGCTCGATGATGTGGAGGCGTGGAGTTTGTCGCGCCTCGGGTTTTTGTTCTATTCGCGCGGTCGGCTGGCGCAGGCGGCGGCGATCTTTCACGGGCTGCTGCAGCTTCGGCCGCGTGGGGCTTACCAGTGGTACGCCCTCGGGCTCGTGCGGCGCGACCAGGGCGATTTTCGTGGCGCGGTCGAGTCGCTCAACCAGGCGCTTAGCTGCGACGCGAACCTGTGGCCGGCGCGGGTTGCCCTCGCCGAGTTATTGAGAGGGCAGGGGTATGCCCAAGATGCCGCCGCGGTGCTCGCGCCGCTGGTGCGCAGCGGCGACTCGAGTACGCCGGCGGTGCGACGAGGGCGCGCGCTGTGGCGGTGTTGGCAGAGGAGCTAG